In the Vanessa atalanta chromosome 13, ilVanAtal1.2, whole genome shotgun sequence genome, ctttaatagttataaatattaatatataatagataatttaagtattaatattacataatttcaatttattttaatttatatatttactgtaatttatgattttttgattattatataaaatagcaccagactgtattaatataattgttacgaTTAATCTTGCTCAAAATTGTGTAAgtccataattttaatgtatcttCTGATTGTATTCTCTTTGTGTACCTAgggacaaataaataaatatttactatgtatATTAGTAATGTAACAATTACTAAATAGTAGTttaattgtctatgtctatatCATCGTAgtctttgattattatatttgttatatttaatatacgagAGTACGTCAGAAGGCTGTGTTAGAGTAGGGTCTGTACTGGAGGACTCTGTCACAATAATCAGTGTATAgtgtaattagtatttaaagaaGACATGAGCACATTAGTGATAATTGTACAGCGAGATTGTAGTATGAGTACGTCATTGTTATTTCCGGCACAAAGGTCATTAAAGGTCGTAATGCCCAATACTGGAGCATAGacacaaaattttaaacataataaccagtcttgtagttttaaaaaagatgttctttaagattaatttattcaatgaacatattatatcttgtccgagccgagatggtccagtggttagaacgcgtgcatcttaaccgatgattgcgggttcaaacccaggcaagcgccactggattttcatgtgcttaatttgtgcttataattcatctcgtactcggcggtgaaggaaaacctcgCTAGGACACCtgtatatgtctaatttcaacgaaatactgccacgtgtgtattccgtattggaatatgctctaaaccttcttatagggagaggaggctttagcccagcagtgggaaattcacaggctgttacAGTTGTTTGTTGTATCTTGTCCAGGTTAGAGACCGAGTTCAGAGACACTTGGGCATTAATTATCAAGTGACGGTTGCAGATACGTACAATTTGTACGAACTATGTCGGTTCCACCGCTCTTGGTCTCCTAAGCTTCGATCTCCTTGGTGCTCGTTCTTTACTAATGAAGATCTAGAAGTGATGGAGTACAGGGATGACGTGCGGCATTACTACAGGAATGGACATGGATCGGAGGTAAGGTATTCTTTCTCTTGacttcttcaaaaatattattatatgctaaaatattgtttttaaattacaaataaaattcatattatagtaaagaatacatgtttattatagatacattctgtcacatatatatttttttttaatatatcaatgttaaataatacttttaacatGCGCCAGGATATCGACCGACATATACAGTCCGTAATGAAAAATATAGATTAACATAGAGGCTAGACCATAAGGTGACCTAGGGCCCGGGCTCTATTGTTACTGACTGTGAAGTTAATAACAGACGTAACTGCAAAAAGCAGAAGTCATGGAAAACAGTTAGAGGACAGTTCCTACACCTTATATTCCCAATTTTGTCGACAGATAAACGTCAACTTGGGTGCTGCTCCCTTGAAGgatttatatgaaaactttgAAAACGCAACTTTGAATCGAGGCAAAAATATTGTATCTTATTTCACACATGACACCATGTTCGAAATGGTGATCAGTGCTCTCGGATTATATAAAGACAAGGAACCGCTTCAAGGAGCTTCAAGAAATGCAAATAGGTTGTGGAGGACAAGTGAAATCGCCGCATTTTCCACAAACTTAATAGctgttttattcaagtatgttggtttcaatatttctaataatatttggtAAAGATAAATGcgctgggctaatgcctcttTCTCTGTTCTGGAGAAGATTTTAAGTATATTCCATCATGCTACTTCAACGTGGATTGGATTGACGAATGTTCTAGAATTCCATACGAcacaaataataagtataaaaattagcCTAAAACATAATTCCGATGCGATCAGTAAAATTGGAGTAActgagtaataaaatattgttattattttctattattttcgcattcataatattactaaGATTACATATACTATTACTATACAACTTAAGtggaaatcaaatatataaataaaaatacgtcacAGCCGAATTGGAATTTTCGTCATTGCGAATTACGTTCAGTAATACTTGGCGAGAAAAACTTGTGCGTCAGAGAAATTGAGATGACGTTATCATAAAATGCATCTATTTCACTTGAAGTAATCGTGGCGCCATATTTGGGAAAATCTTCATTGACTTCTTaacatagattttaataatagcatattttttgacaatatttGAAGATACTTGTGTCAGAAATGTTGGTTATAAGTCGGGAATTGGTAATTAAATATGCTTCTATTTCAGGTGCCAGGAACAAGGAGACGAGATATACCGTGTCCAATTCCTTATAAATGAAAAGCTTACTACCCTTTGTTCTGAAGCAGGTTGTACTTGGAAACAATTCGTTGACAAATTCCAGATCttcaaaaatactaattttgaattctgtttgaataaagaatacttattCAAACCAAACGCAAATCGTGGAGTTAATATTTCCATCATGAGCTTCTTAATGTTGTTACCGATTTTacttatagtataaattattgttataatcgttataataggtatttatagtcattttatattttttacaaggaATTGAACAATGCATGTCATTAAGAGGGGCCTCTTAATGACATGCATACAATTCAAGTTTTTACGACGTAATTCCAAAATGTCTCCTTTGATGTAATTTCCGAGACATTCGTTAAGTCTTAGtcaatttaagtatatattaaactatgtataacaaaattatatcttgtatatttaacgtatacaataataagaataaaaacaatgaaatgaacacgttgtttttaaaaacgatcaaagtaattataataaatcaatgaacTGCAATAGTTCaacaacttattattaattatttccgtTTAACTAACGTTCTTTTAATTGAGGCGTGATTGATATTCTTCGGTAAATCCCCGCTTCGTATTATCTATGTcacttaaatatacaattgcAAATCTTGAATGATTAAGGGAGCTACGATTTCCTTTTTTCGAAACACGTTAGTGACAACTTTAACTAACGTTAGTAAAAcgggaatatttattaattatcacaCGTAATATAATGTTGTCGATTCATTACAGAAATCTATACTGGCACTAGCAAATCGTTGAAATTTCTCTCTGAAGTCGTACCAGCCGCAAACTCGATTGCCACATATGTGTACCTCCTTTTCATTCACAAAGAACTGTATCCTATATTTGTGGGTGGACATCTTTGTACATCTGTAAAACAtagtatacaaatttaaatacagtattaattgtattttttttaaataaattttcaataaaattttaatatatattttatttatgttgatcTTTAAGAAGTTTTTTTCGTCAAGGGCTTAGTAaaggattaatttaaatagagtaCCACCGGAtccactaataaaataaaatatagagcaACCATTGCATACCAATCCATCTATAAttcattttacttattttactaGAATAACATTGAGTTACTTTTGCGATagtaagatttaatatattcctgtaaaatgatgattcaaaaactcttataaagtctattttaagaatcatattttatattgtacctCACGTTAGTTAAAATGGCGTCTGCTTTGGATATACaatgttttctataaatttataccGAGAAGTATATCATGTACATtaggattttaaattaatataacattgcttacaaaattgaataaatcaaCGCTTCATTCAGTACACGAAACGGAACTGAAAcctttgtcattttaattttttttaggaagACAGAGTCTAAGCGTTAGCCTAAGAGACCCAACGTCTCCACCCATGTGATCTAAATGTTATGTTACTTTTGctagtaattacactggctatcCTCCTCTTTAAACCATACAAACTCTTTTCTTGAGATTAAAGTTAAAAGCTTTTTGCGTCAAATCCGTTTCAAGTAaccttatatatattcttatacaaCATATATAGTTGCACAATTTTTGACCTTGGAATTTacccttttataattttttattgaaattaatataaatataattatctttaataatagaTACGATAAAGCGTAGTGAGTTAAATGTCAATCATACGTCAACTGTTTCGGACATGTGTTATGTCtggaatgttaaataaaaataaaaatagattatctTTCACATCTAAAATAGCAATCGtaccaattataaaataaatagctgtAATAAATCTTGTAGATGTCATCATAAGATCATTGGCtactaaatttaaacataccGAGCATTAATCATAATGTAATTACTTATAAGACTGCGTACTTAATCTGTTATTACATTCTGCTTTAAcgtgatatacatacatgtattttattaaattaatttgtttattatgtgattattttattgtattggtaAGCATTTTTAcaagatcaataaaaaaatataagaagtaATTTTTGTTCAGACCGACACttttatttcgtataataaatatttattaatattataaatacataattgatacaaacatataataagaatataaatacaatcactgttgatgttattataattggcttttttatttatttagaatatgtaGGCATACTGGCTAATGAGCCATCTGGTGTACGTGGTAActatcgcccatagatattggcactgaacgaaatattaactattaaaaccGTGAGAAAATTATGCTCGTCATGGTTGTTATGGTTCACTCATTCTTCAGACTGAAATAAATCAATAGTAAGTAacactttgtgcaagcccgtctgggtaggtaccactcactcatcagataaacTGCTGCCAAGCGGCaatatgtggtaccgtcgttatttctcatttccataacacaagtgctttaccaacttacattggtatcagactaatgtatgtaatgttgtccaatatttataaaaaaaaaactgcattaattgaataattgaattgaataatcttgtgtttcggtttgaagggtgagtgaaccaatgtaactacaggtacaagggccatcttagttcccaaggctggtggcgcattggtgaagtATTAGTCTGCCGCTTCGAATAGACGTGTTGCCggttatactaaaaataaaataatttttaaaaagacaaGACATTGAAGTTCGCACCTAATTAGAACAATATAAAGAACACAATACGTCAGCCTCGCTTATTAGGACTTACTGCGTTTTATCCTGATAAGGGCATGTGCAGCTCCCCTCACCCCCCGAGTAAACGAGTAAGTTGCTATTTTTCGTTTCACTCAATTGTCGCTTTGTCAAGCTGTGACTCATTACGCTATCGGCAAATCTAAGTAAACATGAGTTCACAATCACTAAACGTTAGCGGAAAACTCATAAGCGATAGCGGAAGTGGGTCATCACCAGATTTACGAACATTGAATGACTACAATGTCACGCTTAGAAAAAAGAAATACGAATGTGATTGTGCCTCTTTGATTAACGAATTTCGGAAGGAGATGATGTCTTTTTTCCAAGATTTTACAAAAACGCACCAGGAATGTTCCTTATCTttacataatgaaataaaagaaataaaagatgaATTAAAGTCTAATAATGCTGCTTTAGAATCTTTATTATTGGAGCAAAACCAAACGAAAGTCGACTTAAAAGAAATGAAGTCACTAACTGATACTATAGAACAAAAAATACACGTTCTTGAAaatgatatttgttatttaaaaaataactctaaaaCTGATTATCCTAAAGAATATCCCCTGTCATGCGAGAAAACCATTTCAGAGCTACAAGAACGCTCTAAGCGAGGAAAAAATGTCATACTAGTAGGGATTCCCGAG is a window encoding:
- the LOC125068506 gene encoding multiple inositol polyphosphate phosphatase 1-like gives rise to the protein MGVKIVLLTLVSFVTCKDCYWNARCPYQLFSSKTPYESVRGDLRDENMPNCQPISLWSLHRHGNRNPNTQVTEEINELQKKIISELSLAYENNRTQLTNCFQDIEDLLHWSWNTTLETSPSYLTGIGYEEIFDIGKRVRQKFETLLSGTPDKFYFRPTNEQRTITSAIAFVHGLTYGTKANLTGSIDGASEEDNVIRPYESCAKYQEDVKKGQTLVDQLALYDASPEVLVVRDRVQRHLGINYQVTVADTYNLYELCRFHRSWSPKLRSPWCSFFTNEDLEVMEYRDDVRHYYRNGHGSEINVNLGAAPLKDLYENFENATLNRGKNIVSYFTHDTMFEMVISALGLYKDKEPLQGASRNANRLWRTSEIAAFSTNLIAVLFKCQEQGDEIYRVQFLINEKLTTLCSEAGCTWKQFVDKFQIFKNTNFEFCLNKEYLFKPNANRGVNISIMSFLMLLPILLIV